In Clostridium sp. DL-VIII, the following proteins share a genomic window:
- a CDS encoding RQC-minor-1 family DNA-binding protein, with protein MSRKPRVRYNLSDLTGQKNPSEEDINNILRAADEIIASAGRTMLAKILKGSKDKKVLENGLDKCPSYGYYNKLTIEEITKIVDWMIVNYYLEIYYNGRLPMIVFSEKGWETYKPYYVEELYSLILRVNEIGTENLIERLKQTNRQVVKMLLLKVGESKNIGFIRFLMEWEAVEVKKVRIIINHAISKLKSA; from the coding sequence ATGAGTAGAAAGCCTAGAGTTAGATATAATTTAAGTGACTTAACAGGACAAAAGAATCCATCAGAAGAAGATATAAATAATATACTTAGAGCAGCAGATGAAATTATTGCATCTGCTGGGAGAACAATGCTGGCAAAAATACTTAAAGGATCTAAGGATAAAAAAGTATTAGAAAATGGACTTGATAAGTGTCCTAGTTATGGATACTATAATAAGTTAACTATTGAAGAAATAACAAAAATAGTGGATTGGATGATTGTAAATTATTATTTAGAGATCTATTATAATGGAAGACTGCCTATGATAGTTTTTTCAGAAAAAGGTTGGGAAACCTATAAGCCTTATTATGTGGAAGAATTATATTCATTAATTTTGAGAGTTAATGAAATCGGTACAGAGAATTTAATAGAACGTTTAAAACAGACAAATAGACAAGTTGTTAAGATGTTATTATTAAAAGTAGGAGAAAGTAAGAACATTGGTTTTATAAGATTTTTGATGGAATGGGAAGCAGTTGAGGTGAAAAAAGTACGAATTATTATAAATCATGCTATTTCAAAATTAAAATCTGCTTGA